Proteins co-encoded in one Chitinophagales bacterium genomic window:
- a CDS encoding DUF4339 domain-containing protein, with protein MNQLQEITQYYFFDGNSKVGPLSFEELSNKPIFKDTPVWRAGLADWINAGDLPELIDIIKTSPPPVPVEESVIEEENNKPRYDYSEVEDKAGVNYKTAMILTGILLVLNIILLDVALSSVGMLGVTGLAIASWWYFKQYFDSQKDTITGNFIMVIMGAHALFGFAYFYISIVPWGDLMDCSIFDLILLLFGFTIGCVNEFASHIGFIMFLVMVAAVANFIAGFRILMVNRRYPFPLKRIAVSCMFLLPFLFCNYFSEGILGSDSGIFLRTILSLPYILLFHHFYRADVDDKTP; from the coding sequence ATGAACCAATTACAAGAAATAACACAATACTATTTTTTTGACGGAAATTCTAAAGTAGGACCTTTATCATTTGAGGAATTATCCAATAAACCCATTTTTAAAGATACCCCAGTATGGAGAGCAGGTTTAGCTGATTGGATAAATGCAGGAGACCTTCCCGAATTGATAGATATAATAAAGACTTCTCCTCCGCCAGTTCCTGTTGAAGAATCGGTAATAGAAGAAGAAAATAATAAACCAAGATACGATTATAGTGAGGTAGAGGATAAAGCAGGTGTAAACTACAAAACTGCAATGATTCTAACAGGAATATTATTAGTATTAAACATCATTTTATTGGATGTTGCTCTTTCATCTGTGGGAATGCTTGGTGTTACAGGGCTTGCTATTGCTTCCTGGTGGTATTTTAAACAGTATTTTGATTCACAAAAAGACACCATCACAGGTAATTTCATAATGGTTATTATGGGAGCACATGCTTTATTTGGCTTTGCTTACTTCTACATCTCTATTGTGCCTTGGGGAGACTTAATGGATTGTTCTATATTTGATTTGATATTATTATTATTTGGATTTACCATCGGCTGTGTAAATGAATTTGCTAGTCACATTGGATTCATTATGTTTTTAGTAATGGTAGCAGCAGTTGCTAATTTCATAGCTGGATTTAGAATATTGATGGTTAATAGACGCTATCCTTTTCCCTTAAAACGCATTGCAGTTAGCTGCATGTTTTTATTACCCTTTTTGTTTTGTAATTATTTTTCAGAAGGAATACTTGGAAGTGATTCAGGAATTTTTCTAAGGACTATTTTAAGTTTACCCTATATATTGTTATTTCATCATTTCTACAGAGCAGATGTCGATGATAAAACACCTTGA
- a CDS encoding rhomboid family intramembrane serine protease — MLTLFIIGLTGIVSFLCFNDPVLKQKLLLYPYDMVRNNNYYRFISSGFVHADWMHLLFNMWALYLFGGMVESRFGEYFGGMGITLYLLLYFGGMVAASSVSFMNHRENPAYRALGASGAVSAVLFVAIVFDPWMSLIIFPIPIPMPAIVLGIAYLAYSYWAAKQGRDNIGHDAHFYGALFGVLFIIAFRYETAIEFWNQLMGKF; from the coding sequence ATGCTGACCCTTTTTATTATTGGCCTCACAGGTATTGTTTCTTTTCTTTGCTTCAATGACCCCGTATTGAAGCAAAAGTTGCTCTTGTACCCCTACGATATGGTGCGAAATAACAACTATTACCGCTTCATCAGTTCGGGTTTTGTTCATGCCGATTGGATGCACTTGCTCTTCAATATGTGGGCTTTGTATCTATTTGGAGGAATGGTTGAATCACGTTTTGGTGAATACTTCGGTGGAATGGGGATAACGCTGTATTTGCTGCTATATTTTGGCGGAATGGTAGCTGCGAGTTCGGTTTCTTTTATGAACCACCGAGAAAATCCTGCTTATCGGGCATTGGGTGCATCGGGTGCAGTATCAGCCGTCTTGTTTGTCGCCATAGTCTTTGACCCGTGGATGAGTCTTATTATTTTTCCCATTCCTATTCCTATGCCTGCCATTGTGTTGGGCATTGCATACTTGGCGTATTCTTATTGGGCTGCTAAACAAGGCAGGGACAATATTGGTCACGATGCCCACTTTTACGGTGCATTGTTTGGAGTCTTGTTTATCATTGCTTTTAGGTATGAAACTGCAATTGAGTTTTGGAATCAGTTGATGGGCAAGTTTTAA
- a CDS encoding DUF885 domain-containing protein: protein MNKFHIGCFLAIILLFTSINKTDAQTILFGPGKKGGMKTNSDGINMRQMGGIKKSDGMSQKFSSFEEYKDYFFKTYWSLNPEYAAYLGLSDYDTQMTILGQSERESSEKTYLQLLKELQALEGIRQFSNEDKTDYALIKNELESALWYSQTFRSFEWNPSVYNIGGSFDRLVSDDEISASKRIAKLYEKMQHVPAYYKAAITNIKDPTLEHTQLAVYRIGGTLDVFNTKIKNLAKEAKPEDWEKISKENFYQRLEEAITSIEMFDSYLNKKLLPALENFPDVRSFRIGKELYDEKFKFDIQSGYSASELYDIAVKEKVAIHQKMFGIADKLWSKYFPSTNAPEDKLMKVEMLIDIISQKHVKRGEFITSIEKQLPELVDFVKKKDLLYLDPSKPLEVRATPEYMRGTAGASISAPGPFDKDAATYYNVTPLDHYTDEQAESYLKEYNYYMLQILNIHEAIPGHYAQLVYANQSPSLVKSIFGNGAMIEGWACYAERMMLEEGYGDNAPEMWLMYYKWNLRIVCNTILDYSVHVLEMSQEDAMELLIHEAFQEQTEAEEKWRRAQLSQVQLCSYFAGLTEIYNFREEKKKELGADFNLKAFHEQFLSFGSAPVKEIRKLMANEKIRTEDDGR from the coding sequence ATGAATAAGTTCCATATAGGGTGTTTTTTAGCAATTATCTTGCTTTTTACGAGCATCAATAAGACAGATGCCCAAACCATATTGTTTGGGCCTGGCAAAAAAGGAGGCATGAAAACGAACAGTGACGGTATTAACATGAGACAGATGGGCGGTATAAAAAAGAGTGATGGAATGAGTCAAAAGTTTTCTTCTTTTGAAGAATACAAAGATTATTTCTTCAAAACTTATTGGTCACTCAATCCCGAATACGCTGCCTATTTAGGATTGTCTGATTATGACACACAAATGACTATTTTGGGTCAAAGCGAGAGGGAAAGCAGTGAAAAAACCTACCTGCAATTATTGAAAGAACTACAAGCATTGGAGGGAATTCGACAATTTTCGAATGAGGACAAAACAGATTATGCTTTGATCAAGAATGAATTGGAGTCCGCTTTGTGGTATAGTCAAACGTTTCGCAGCTTTGAATGGAATCCTTCTGTTTACAACATTGGAGGAAGCTTTGATCGTTTGGTTAGTGACGATGAAATCTCTGCATCGAAAAGAATCGCAAAACTCTATGAAAAAATGCAGCATGTACCCGCCTACTACAAAGCTGCTATCACAAATATCAAAGATCCTACTTTAGAACACACACAATTGGCAGTCTATCGAATAGGAGGTACTTTGGATGTCTTCAATACCAAAATTAAGAACTTGGCGAAAGAAGCCAAACCAGAAGATTGGGAGAAAATATCTAAGGAAAACTTTTACCAACGTCTGGAGGAAGCAATTACTTCAATTGAGATGTTTGACTCATATTTGAACAAAAAACTACTGCCTGCTTTAGAGAATTTTCCAGATGTTCGTAGTTTCAGAATTGGGAAAGAACTGTATGACGAAAAATTCAAATTCGACATTCAATCGGGCTATTCTGCGAGTGAGTTGTACGATATTGCAGTGAAAGAAAAAGTGGCGATTCACCAAAAAATGTTTGGGATTGCAGACAAGTTGTGGTCAAAGTATTTTCCTTCCACAAATGCGCCAGAGGATAAATTGATGAAGGTCGAAATGTTGATTGATATAATTTCGCAAAAGCACGTCAAACGTGGTGAATTTATAACGTCTATCGAAAAACAACTGCCTGAATTGGTTGATTTTGTAAAGAAAAAAGATTTGCTTTACCTTGACCCTTCAAAACCATTGGAGGTGAGAGCAACACCCGAATATATGCGAGGCACAGCAGGAGCTTCGATTTCTGCCCCAGGACCTTTTGATAAAGATGCGGCGACTTACTACAATGTAACTCCTCTCGACCACTATACCGATGAGCAAGCCGAAAGTTATTTGAAGGAATACAACTACTATATGCTGCAAATCTTGAACATACATGAAGCAATTCCAGGACATTATGCACAGTTGGTTTATGCGAATCAGTCGCCTAGTTTGGTGAAAAGTATTTTTGGTAATGGGGCAATGATTGAAGGTTGGGCTTGTTATGCCGAGCGAATGATGTTGGAAGAAGGTTATGGTGATAATGCACCTGAAATGTGGTTGATGTACTACAAATGGAATTTGCGGATAGTCTGCAATACGATTTTGGATTATTCGGTGCATGTGTTGGAAATGAGTCAGGAAGATGCAATGGAATTGTTGATTCACGAGGCATTTCAAGAACAAACGGAAGCTGAGGAAAAATGGAGAAGAGCGCAGTTGAGTCAAGTGCAACTTTGCAGCTATTTTGCAGGTTTGACCGAGATTTACAATTTTCGAGAGGAAAAGAAAAAAGAACTGGGAGCAGACTTCAATTTAAAAGCATTTCATGAGCAGTTTTTGAGTTTTGGAAGCGCACCTGTGAAGGAGATTCGTAAGTTGATGGCTAACGAAAAAATACGAACAGAAGACGATGGGCGATAG
- a CDS encoding DUF2256 domain-containing protein — MKQRKKQDFPTKVCVVCGRSFSWRKKWAKDWEEVKYCSKGCSSKKNDTNRIKINE; from the coding sequence ATGAAGCAACGAAAAAAACAAGATTTTCCGACTAAAGTATGTGTGGTTTGTGGACGGTCTTTCAGTTGGCGCAAAAAATGGGCGAAAGATTGGGAGGAGGTGAAATATTGCAGCAAGGGGTGTAGCTCCAAAAAAAATGATACTAATCGAATTAAAATCAATGAATAA